The genomic window GGTTAAGTCACTGTCTCCCCATTTTTCCATGTGCAAAATGGGAGTAATGAGactgacctgagtaaagtgctttgaaatctttggATGGAAAGTGCTTGACATGATCTAGGGATTGGTATTATAAGCAGATCCAGAAGCTGAAGTaagacaaattcaggctagaaataagatttttttaataaaaagattatCTGTGGTTAACCATTGGTGTCTTTTGGgacatggtggattttccatctcatGGAGTGTTTGAATCGCGACACGAGTTATTTAAAAGCTATGAGTAGGAATCCCTTGGTGAGGTTCTTTGACCTGTGCTGTCCAGGAAGTCAGGCTAGATCTTCTGGCCTGAAAAATGCAGGAATCAAGCAATGTGGGTGTCAGTCCATGAATTCAGTGTATGCAGGGGGGCTATggctgcccatcaccatagtagctGGGCACCATCCAGGTAAAAATGAACAGTGAAGCCCAGACTGGCTTTTCCTggactctctgctgctccttttcccctcaaTGCCTGAAGGGTGATTAGAATAACAATTTTACCCCATCAcaggaacagggtggggggttccTTTGCTCCTGGTGTCCCTGTCCTTCACAGCTCTGCAGTGTGAGCCTGGCGTTGCATTCCTGGAATTTAAATCCAGATGGGACCTGGGAGCATTTTCTAGTCTGACCCAGACCTGAGCCTCACCAGGTTGCCCCATGACTTGTGTCTGACTAACGCGTCTCGTGATTGGttccggggtggggtggggggcagccggCTCCCCtgttccctcccacagcctggagcaggGCCAAGGCACCGGATCAGCTGGTCCCAGCGCCGTGCTGGGAGGAGACAGTTTGACTCACGCCCTGCGCTGCTGACAAGCTGGAGGCCGGAGCTGGAGCCCGGCCGCGTTCGCTCCCCTTGGCCTCATGACGCATCCTGGGAGCAGAGCGCTGggcccgggacccgctgccgcgCGCCCCGGAGGAGAGGTTTGTAGGGGGCTTGGCTGAGAACGTGCCTGTGACCCGTCCCCTCACCCCGGTACCAGCCCCTGCTGCCCTGAGACCTACCTTCCCCCGGCTCCCAGCGCCTCCTCATCCCTTGGATCTGCTGTCCCTGGGCTCCCAGTGCTCTTCCATCCCTTGGACGTGCCCCCCCCATCAGCATCCCcccccccagtcctgggctcccagtGCTCTTCGATCCCTTGGACGTGCTCCCCCCCCAGCATTCCCCCCCACTCATGGGCTCCCACTGCTCTTCCATCCCTTGGACgtgctcccccccaccagcattCCCTCCTCCACTCATGGGCTCCCACTGCTCTTCCATCCCTTGGACgtgctcccccccaccagcattcccccccccccactcctgggctcccACTGCTCTTCCATCCCTTGGACGTGCTCTCCCCACAACcagcattccctccccccccactcctgggctcccAGTGCTCTTCCATCCCTTGGacatgctccactccaccagcatgCCCCCCACCTTCACTCCTGGGCTCCCAGTGCTCTTCCATCCTTGGACgtgctaccccccccccccagcattccaccccctcactcctgggctccCAGTGCTCTTCCACCCCTTGGGCatactcccccaccagcatcccCCCCCTTCACGCCTGGGCTTCCAGTGCTCTTCCATCCCTTGGACGTGCTCCCCCCACACcagcatttcccctcccccccactcctgggctcctAGTGCTCTTCCATCCTTGGACgtactctcccccccccccaccagcattcCCCCGCCCCACTCCTGGGCTCCCAGTGCTCTTCCATCCTTGGacgtgctcccccaccccagcattccccctgacacacacacacactctcctgggctcctagagctttTCCATCCCTTGGATATGCTCCCCAGCATTCCCCTCCGCCCTCACGCACACACTCCTGGGCACCTCGTGCTCTTCCCTTGGATCTGCTCCTCCCGAGGCTCCCAGCACCCCACTGCCCCTGGGCTCCCAGTGCTCTTCCATTCCTTGGATGGGCTCCCGCCCACcagcattccccccacccccacaacacacacactcactcctgGGCTCCTAGCGCTCTTTCTGTCCCTTGGATCTACTCCCCCGAGGCTCTCAGAGACTCCCCTCCCCATTTCCTCTGGGATttgctccccccttcccctgaccAGATCTTTCcttggctctcagcactcccctCAGTAGCAGGGATTCACTCCCCCGGGGCTCCcaatgccctgcaccccctgccctgggatCCAATCCCCACTGGGCTCCCAGCACCTGCTCCTCTCAGGCCCCTCGCCCATTAGTGAACTCGCTGCCTGGGGAAAGATCATCTCCATCCCCCGCAACAGGTACTCAACCTGGGAGTTCTCCATCCTTGCTGGGAACAGGCTGGGGCTGCTGGCTGCAGCCTGGAAATAGGTGCCTCATCAGGTGGTAGTGCCAGAGCTGAGCTGGTGGCTGGGCTGGCGGTTGGTTATTAGGGTCACTGTTCTCTCCTCTTTCACACCAGGCAGGGGAAAGTGTCTGGGGCTCATGGAGCCGATAGAAAGACAgattctccccaggcccctgtgcACACTGGGACAGAGCGAGCGTGAAGCGCTGCCTGGAGTGTGTGTGACACCGGCACCCTTGGGTAAGTAGCAGTGGGAGGTGCAGAGGGGGATGGGTGTAGCCTGATTCCCCACTCCCTCACTTGTGCAATCCTGTGTCCCATGTGTGTGACTGGTGATATGAGGCACAAAGTAGGAGGGGGGGAACCAGCCAGGAGTCTCCCCATGGGCTCAAAGAGCTGCACAATGAGGGCTCTGATGGCTTCCATCgcccactctggcagtgtaaatggAGGAAGTGGAAATGATCCCCCAAGAAACACCCCCTTGGCTAGCATGTCACTGCTTTTTGGACTCTTGATGAGCCCCTGCCCCCCTATTGTAGAGGGTAGACTGAGGGTGTGGCTATTCTCCAAGCTCTAGGAAGCCAGGTGTAAAGTatagcagcctcagggctgctctaccttacactaggaagttgggggggtAAGAATATGGGGAGTGTAGAGGGGACTTAAAGCCTCATCTGTGTCCTCTCCATTCCTGCCCCACAGCTGAGAACCAGACCAGGTATATACAGTGGAGACCATGGGAGACACTCCCCTCATCCAAGGTGTGGCTGTATCCCAGCGTGTCAGGGATCAGCTGCCTCAGCCAAATAAAGGAGGGAGAGTACAGGTCCCTCCTTTACTCTTTCcttggctctcagcactcccctCAATAGCAGGGATTCACTCCCCCGGGGCTCCcaatgccctgcaccccctgccctgggatCCAATCCCCACTGGGCTCCCAGAGGGTAGACTGAGGGTGTGGCTATTCTCCAAGCTCTAGGAAGCCAGGAGAAATTACATTTATTTATCCCAGCTCCCATTACCAGGGGGTGATCTGCTTGGATGACTGGGGATCTGGCCGAACTGTCCTAACCCTGCTGCTAGGGGCTTCCCTGAATCTGCCTTGCAGGTGTCTTCCCCTACAGCAGTGAGATCTGGGGCAGGCAGCAGCCTGCGTGGACCATTCAGTCCCGTGACCTGCCACCAAGGTAAACCCATTGTGATGCACTCGCCTGTCATGGCTAGGAAGCaggctgagcccccacccagctcccttcACCCATGGGCCGCAGCCCGGCCTCAgcaccctgtctctctctctgtagatGCTTCTGCAGTGAGCTGTGGCTCTGCGCAGTCTGCCTTGGAGACCCTAAGGCCTGCAGACGATGAGATGAAAAGAAGCCCGAAAACAGAGGCCCGCGGCACCTTGAAAACATTCCCTGCCATTGTGAGCATTGTAGGCGCAAATGGGGCCCAGGCAAGAATGTGCCGCGCCCGCCATcctctcactgtgtgtctgtgcagtgcccggcaccCTGGATCCAGCTGTGTGCCTGGGGTTCCTGGATGCTACCACAGTAGGAATAAGCAGGACTACTAATCGTTCATAATTAATTGGGCCCTAGCTATCTATTGAGCTTTGGGTTTTATCCTGCTGCCCAGCACTGTAGCGCCTGGGTGCCTGCCCTGTCAAATCAATGGGTCTTTCTGTACTTCCCCCTgtaccttcccctctcctccctgcgTCTCTGTTGTGATGTACAGAACCCTGATCTCTGCTGAGGTCTGCACCCTGCCTGGCACACAATGGGGGCCTTGATCTCAGTGGTGGGTCTCTGCAGTGCCTGGCTCCTGATCTCATTCAGGACTGAGATTAGGATTAGGCTCTGCTCAGGCTCCCAACTGAGAGACTGCCTCTGCCCCCAGGAGTTTACAGTCAAAACAGACAAAGGAGGGGAAACAAAGTCAGAGACCTGTTCATGGCAAAGCTGGGGCTAGGAACCAGGTGTCTTGAGTCTTAGCCAGTTAACTCCCCACTAGACCACCCAGCTTCCCCTGGAAAGTGACCAGCGACTCCCTGAGTCTGGATGGCAGCTAGACCTGGAACAGGAAAGATGCGCAGTGGAAAGGTCTCGAGAAAGGTTAGATCAGTGGCTGATTTGGCACCACCCCGCCCTGCAGTTCAAGCTGGGGCTGGAATGGCCTTGCCACGTGTCATGCAGCCCGGGGCCCGCCGGCTCTCATTTTGCTGCACTTgtgcatttttttccctttttcctcgGCTTTCTGGCATTTCTCCAACCTCAGCACTTTAGCCcattgtgtctctctctcccactgctAGGAGGCTCCGGTTGGGGAGCCGGGCTCCAGTGGCTGGGAACGGCggctgctccagcctggaagctTTGATCCAACGTGTTGGAAAAGGAGAAAAGGCACAATATTCCCCCCAACGAGGCTGATGTAATACTGATATAAGACCACCTAGCTCTTGCACAGTGCATTTCATCCATAGCTCTGagtgctttgcaaaggaggtcaatatcatcagccccattatacagatgaggaaactgaggcacggagcagggaCGTGACTCACCCAGGGTCACCCCACAGGCCAGCAATGAAACTGGGAATAGAGTTTAGGTCTCCTGATCCCAATCCACTGCTCTACCCGCTAGGCCACGCTGCTCTGAAGAGAACGCAGAGTAGTGGATGGGAATTGGGTGGTATCCCTTTACAGCGTCCGGAAGCCGCTTTATGGGGTTCCCTGTGGTCTAATATCTCCTTGCCCCAGCGTGCCCACATGGTGGTGTTGCTCTTTGCACTGACTGGCACGTTTTCAGACTGCCTGAATTTTGTCACCATTTCAACAGTCTGGCCGCACACCCACTATCCTTTGCATTGTGTGACTGAACCCTTGTGTGAATCATGCAGGACATCCCTCCATATCGTGCACCTGTGCCAGGCCTGACTCTAACATCCCTCCCTCTTTTCCTCCCCTGCAGGCGGAGCTAGAACTGGGGGACTTGATTGAGATCTTCCGCTTTGGATACCAGCACTGGGTCATCTATGTGGGGGACGGCTACGTTGTTCACCTGGCACCCCCCAGTAAGGCAGCAGATGGGCCTAGTTCGCCATTGCCCAGCCCCCTTATGCCCctgttcacaccagtgcaaagtgctgCCACTGTGCTCGATGAAGCAGGATGACTTGAGAAAGGAATagaatggggggaaggggacttaacggttagagcaggggggctggaagtcaggataTCTGTGCTGTATCCCCAGTTCTGGGATGagagtggggcctagtggttagagcggggagtgggggtgggaattggcattcctgggttccattcccagccacTCTTCACAGTGTTGGTCTCTCATCCCAAGGTGAGATACCCGGGGCGGGCTTTGCCAGCCTGATGTCCACACTGACCAACAAGGCCATGGTGAAGAAGGAGCGTCTCCTGGATGTGGTGGGGAGGCACCGCTATCGGGTCAACAACAAGCATGACAGGAAATTCCCCCCGCTGCCGGCGGGGAAGATTGTGCAGGCCGCCGAGCAGCTGGTGGGCCAGGAGATGCTTTACAGAGTCACCAGTGAGAACTGCGAGCACTTCGTCACAGAGCTGAGATATGGCGTGGCCAAGAGTGACCAGGTGCTGGGGCTGGCCCCCTGTCATCctgacaggactcctgggttctccccccaacctcttggaggggagaggggtctagtggttagagcaggaagaCCTGTGAGTCAGGCCTTTTGGATTCTCTGCTCATCATCCTGAGCATCCCTGGGCCACtcacttcctcctctctctgcctGTTTCCACATTTGTAATGACCTTAACTTCAGGGGGTAAGAGGCAAGGGATGCTGGGATGCGGGGCAtttgggattgaggggcccagggctgagatCAGGATCCCACACTGCGTGGAGCAGATACTGGTCCCTCCTTGCTCTGCACTGGAGCAATTTAGCATCCAGTATAACTTGGTGTAATTGGTCCAGACAGCTCTGCAGGCCCCTACTGCTCTGCAGTCGTCATCCCTCACTCTTCTAGGCACCTTTCATTTGCAGAgctcaatgtgctttacaaagcaggtcagtatcatcacccccattttacagatggggaaagtgagggacAGAACAGGGGGAAGTGACTcacccaacagagctgggaatagaactctggggtcctgactcccagtcatgtgctctaaccactaggccccactgCCTCCCATTGCCATCCTTCCTCGGCCTGTCTGTCCCCACTTCCTGATCCACTTCTCTCTTGTCCTATAGGTGCGGGATGTCCTGGTGGGGGTGAGCgtcgctgggctggggctggctgctcTGGGCCTCCTTGGGGTTGCAGTCCAAAGGAGAAGACGCCAGAACCAGTAACGGACTTGAGTGGATCAGacgggtttgggggttttttggtgttttttttgaTCCAAGCAGAAGAGACTTTGCAGccgttttggggggtggggtggaagcttCATATGTGTTGCTCTGTCCTCTTTGGGGTGaacactctccccacccccttgccgGCACCAGCACAAGAATAAAACCAGGAGATTGGTACAAAGTCAGTTGGGTTGTGGCCTGTGTTGTCGATTCAACCAAGTGGGGGAGCCCGCATATGTTGGGGTCTTTCTGCCCAGTAGGGGCACTATGTGTGGAGCTGGATGAGTTtgtggggagttcagggggctCTAAGGGTGCGGGGAGCTGATCTCTGTCCATTTGGGTCAcagggggagctgctgggacAGAACGTCTTAGAGATCTTGGTTGCTTCTTTGTGAGCCTACATGATGTGccgagcctcagggtggagggagggaatcCTGGGTCCAGGGGTAGGGGCTGAGCTGGTGGAAGGAAGGATGCGAGGGAATCCCATGTCCAGGTGCAGGGGAGCTCAGGTCCGAGTGTAGGAGCCGACCGTGAGGGGTAAGGGGCAGGGGATCTGACCTTTGGACTATCTGACCTCCCTAAATAACATAGATGCTTTTGAGAATTTGACCATAAGTGAATTATGAGCCCAAGTCCTGTTGGAAgacaatgggacttaggtgcttttgaaaaggtCACCCCTTGTCATCCCAGGTTAGCCTTCCTGGTGTCCTCAGAGCCATGAGATGCCCCAGGTCAGCTGAAGTCCTGGAATTAACACTGGCTGCAGCCTCAATGGTTCAGACTGCACCTGCTCTCTAGAAGCCCCCGTAAGGATTCTGGCCCCATTGCTCTGGGTGCTGCCCAGCCCCCAAAGGAGATCGGGGCCCCATTATTCCAGTGTCACAGCTCTAGCTGAGCGCCCCCTCTTAGTCCCTCACCAGCTTGCTGTGGGTCCCCAGGTATTTTAAGCCTCTGGAGTCTGGACAGAGTCGACATTGCCCCAGTCTTGGGGTCCCTGTGCACACTGTCTGGGGCAGACCCTCTAATATCTCCTGCTGAGGGCTGCTGCTCCTGGAATCAGCTGACTCCTCAGACTCCCCCATAACGTAAACACACCATGTCCCAGCACCCCCAGAACTGAGCATTGTGGGTCAGTTCCACTCTCGCTTCTCTGTGCTTGAGCTGGCAAAAAGGGCCAATGCCCACTGCTAGATTTTATAACCTCTCAGTCCCTCTGTCAGGTGACATCCTTGTCAGCCTGTCCAGGTgattccagcccagagccaggtGATGTTGTTGCTAGGCAACCTCACCCTGATAAACCAGATCAGCTGAGTCAGAGCTAGCCCAATGTTTAGAGCAGTTCTGTTTCAAAGGTTGCACACTTAGCCAGTGGTGCTTCCTTACCAGCCCTTTGCCACCAGCCATGGGGGTTTCAGCCCAATGGGAGGTCATAGGATAACAGAGACGGTAAAGAACCTTGACACAGACACATGCACAGAATGCCCCCCTGTCAAACAGAAGCCTTAA from Gopherus flavomarginatus isolate rGopFla2 chromosome 6, rGopFla2.mat.asm, whole genome shotgun sequence includes these protein-coding regions:
- the LOC127054561 gene encoding phospholipase A and acyltransferase 3-like isoform X1 is translated as MEPIERQILPRPLCTLGQSEREALPGVCVTPAPLDASAVSCGSAQSALETLRPADDEMKRSPKTEARGTLKTFPAIAELELGDLIEIFRFGYQHWVIYVGDGYVVHLAPPSEIPGAGFASLMSTLTNKAMVKKERLLDVVGRHRYRVNNKHDRKFPPLPAGKIVQAAEQLVGQEMLYRVTSENCEHFVTELRYGVAKSDQVRDVLVGVSVAGLGLAALGLLGVAVQRRRRQNQ
- the LOC127054561 gene encoding phospholipase A and acyltransferase 3-like isoform X2, with the translated sequence MKRSPKTEARGTLKTFPAIAELELGDLIEIFRFGYQHWVIYVGDGYVVHLAPPSEIPGAGFASLMSTLTNKAMVKKERLLDVVGRHRYRVNNKHDRKFPPLPAGKIVQAAEQLVGQEMLYRVTSENCEHFVTELRYGVAKSDQVRDVLVGVSVAGLGLAALGLLGVAVQRRRRQNQ